A single window of Mangifera indica cultivar Alphonso chromosome 18, CATAS_Mindica_2.1, whole genome shotgun sequence DNA harbors:
- the LOC123201845 gene encoding LOW QUALITY PROTEIN: probable protein S-acyltransferase 16 (The sequence of the model RefSeq protein was modified relative to this genomic sequence to represent the inferred CDS: inserted 1 base in 1 codon), whose translation MKQGVNFSLPVTVVVLVISYVYFTTVFIFIDQWFGLMSSPGIMNAVVFTSLALMCMFSYAVAVLRDPGRVPSNYMPDVEDDQNTMHEIKRKGGDLRYCQKCSHYKPPRAHHCRVCKRCVLRMDHHCIWISNCVGHANYKVFFIFVLYAVVACIYSLVLLVGSLSTDPHKDEEQSRGSIRTAYVISGLLLVPISVALTVLLGWHIYLILQNKTTIEHYEGVRALWLAAKGGXVYKHPYDLGVYENLTTVLGPSIFSWVCPTSRHIGSGLQFRTTNDNAAGASVLK comes from the exons ATGAAGCAAGGCGTCAATTTCTCTCTACCTGTGACCGTCGTCGTTTTGGTCATCTCTTACGTATACTTTACcactgttttcatttttatagatCAATGGTTCGGTCTCATGTCTTCTCCTGGCATCATGAACGCCGTCGTTTTCACCTCCTTGGCCCTTATGTGTATGTTCAGCTATGCTGTCGCTGTCCTTAGGGATCCGGGTCGGGTCCCCTCCAATTATATGCCCGATGTTGAAGATGATCAAAACACAATGCATGAGATCAAGCGCAAG GGAGGAGATTTGAGGTATTGCCAAAAGTGTTCCCACTATAAACCTCCTCGTGCACATCATTGCCGTGTTTGCAAAAGATGTGTTCTGCGAATG GACCACCATTGCATTTGGATAAGTAATTGCGTTGGTCATGCAAACTATAAagtcttcttcatctttgttttgtATGCCGTAGTGGCATGCATCTACTCACTG GTTTTGCTTGTGGGTAGCCTATCTACCGATCCTCACAAGGATGAGGAACAAAGTAGAGGATCCATCAGAACTGCTTAC GTCATTTCTGGACTGTTGCTAGTCCCCATAAGTGTGGCACTGACTGTTCTTTTAGGTTGGCATATCTACCTCATTTTGCAAAACAAAACCACTATAGAG CATTATGAAGGAGTGAGAGCTTTGTGGCTTGCAGCGAAAGGTG ATGTTTATAAGCATCCTTATGATCTGGGTGTCTATGAAAATCTGACAACT GTACTTGGTCCAAGTATCTTCAGCTGGGTGTGTCCCACATCAAGACATATTGGTTCTGGTCTCCAATTCCGCACTACCAATGATAATGCAGCTGGTGCATCTGTGCTAAAATAG
- the LOC123201846 gene encoding protein FAR-RED-ELONGATED HYPOCOTYL 1-LIKE-like, whose product MELEDADPSEFYSFHLNGKHAINVIDLNKKRKFQAEQLGLPVAKQKCWDGSLQSKSVSTFDENPDVQDFHKNMVKEIAEAETTDDGSEEESAKDSNSFAEDSDSAMSVKGESKFEAQNGKFWPQVTPSSSSYNWSSSSFKENCCSSEDTSAARDVGKGRFTFVGEKLHPSHYVDGIHNTQNIEEPLEYGGHNDHLYSGYEHDKDIMALDKEIEDFLYSNEVNPNIYVLSSGRRSSDQDTQQGKRKPTIDQEFEQYFSMLML is encoded by the exons ATGGAACTAGAAGACGCCGACCCATCAGAGTTTTACAG CTTCCACCTTAATGGAAAACATGCTATCAATGTTATCGACCTGAACAAGAAAAGGAAGTTCCAGGCTGAGCAATTGGGCTTACCTGTAGCAAAGCAGAAATGCTGGGATGGAAGCTTACAATCTAAATCAGTCTCTACATTTGATGAAAACCCAGATGTACAAGACTTCCATAAGAATATGGTGAAGGAAATTGCAGAGGCGGAGACCACTGATGATGGGTCTGAAGAAGAATCAGCAAAAGATAGCAACAGCTTTGCAGAAGATTCTGATTCTGCAATGTCTGTAAAGGGTGAATCTAAATTTGAAGCTCAGAATGGAAAATTTTGGCCACAGGTTACaccttcttcatcttcttataATTGGAGCTCCAGCAGTTTCAAAGAAAACTGTTGTTCTTCGGAAGATACATCAGCGGCAAGAGATGTTGGCAAAGGTCGGTTTACTTTTGTTGGTGAAAAGCTCCACCCCTCCCATTATGTTGATGGAATACACAATACTCAAAACATTGAGGAGCCTCTAGAATATGGAGGCCATAACGACCATCTTTACTCTGGATATGAACATGATAAAGATATCATGGCCTTGGATAAGGAAATCGAAGATTTTCTCTACTCCAATGAGGTGAATCCAAATATATATGTGCTTTCCTCTGGAAGACGGAGCAGTGATCAAG ACACTCAGCAAGGCAAGCGAAAACCAACTATTGACCAAGAATTTGAACAGTATTTTTCCATGCTTATGCTGTAG